In a genomic window of Brettanomyces nanus chromosome 1, complete sequence:
- the RPL33A gene encoding 60S ribosomal protein L33A, which yields MAESHRLYVKGKHVSYQRSKSVTKPKCSLIKIEGVDNKEDARFYLGKRIAYVYRAPKAVRGTKIRCIWGKVTRSHGNSGIVRAHFKHNLPPKTFGASVRIMLYPSNI from the exons ATGGCTGAATCCCACAGAT TATACGTCAAGGGCAAGCATGTCTCTTATCAAAGATCCAAGTCGGTCACCAAGCCAAAGTGCTCTTTGATCAAGATCGAAGGTGTGGACAATAAGGAAGATGCTAGATTTTACTTGGGTAAGAGAATCGCATATGTTTACAGAGCTCCTAAGGCCGTCAGAGGTACCAAGATCAGATGTATCTGGGGTAAGGTTACTAGATCTCACGGCAACTCTGGTATAGTCAGAGCCCATTTCAAGCACAATTTGCCACCAAAGACCTTTGGTGCTTCTGTTAGAATTATGCTTTACCCATCCAACATTTAA
- the RSA4 gene encoding ribosome assembly, translated as MSTQIPPASKRQKRELQKPRDVAIIPKDVPNVLIKFQASDTGESVGGSIRVPGSITEKQLEELLNKLNGTTDDSIPYIFALENGDDQVEIKDNLYISVLKPGIKTTEDFMTLVYTPRAVFKVKPVTRASATIAGHGSTILAVQFAPNTSAKMVTGAGDSTARVWDCNTQTVQYTLRGHTNWVLCVSWSPRGDIIATGSMDTTIRLWDSKTGEPLGGALKGHRKWISSLCWEPIHLVKPGQNPRLLSGSEDGTIKVWDTTRRQCAMTMSGHKSAVSCVKWGGSNLIYSSSHDKTIKVWDANNGKCLQTLRSHAHWVNHLALSTDYALRIGAYDYKGQAPKSAEEEQAKALENYEKVAKIGGKVIERLVSASDDFTMFLWEPSKSTKPLCRMTGHQKIVNHVAFSPDGRYIASASFDNSVKLWDGRTGKFLSSLRGHVAPVYQTAWSSDSRLLVSCSKDTTLKVWDVRSRKMMCDLPGHSDEVYAVDWSVDGKRVASGGKDKTVRLWMH; from the coding sequence ATGTCTACGCAGATTCCACCTGCATCCAAGCGACAAAAGCGGGAGTTGCAAAAGCCACGTGATGTGGCTATCATTCCAAAAGACGTGCCCAATGTGTTGATAAAGTTTCAAGCCTCAGATACTGGTGAGTCTGTAGGAGGATCTATTAGAGTACCAGGATCCATTACAGAGAAGCAGCTCGAGGAACTCTTGAATAAGTTGAATGGCACTACAGATGATTCTATTCCATACATTTTTGCACTTGAGAATGGGGATGACCAGGTAGAAATCAAAGATAACCTATACATCTCTGTTTTGAAGCCTGGCATTAAGACTACCGAGGATTTCATGACTTTAGTGTATACACCACGAGCCGTTTTTAAGGTGAAACCTGTAACAAGAGCTTCTGCAACCATTGCAGGGCATGGATCTACTATTTTGGCTGTGCAATTTGCACCTAATACCAGTGCTAAGATGGTGACAGGAGCAGGTGATTCTACTGCTCGAGTTTGGGACTGTAATACTCAGACGGTTCAATATACACTTCGGGGACACACGAATTGGGTACTTTGTGTTAGTTGGTCTCCTCGTGGAGATATAATTGCAACTGGATCCATGGATACCACCATTAGACTTTGGGATAGCAAGACAGGAGAGCCTCTAGGTGGTGCATTAAAGGGTCATAGAAAATGGATCAGCTCTCTCTGTTGGGAGCCAATTCATCTAGTGAAGCCCGGTCAAAATCCTAGATTATTATCAGGATCTGAAGACGGAACCATCAAAGTTTGGGATACTACTAGAAGACAATGTGCTATGACGATGTCAGGGCATAAATCTGCTGTGTCGTGCGTTAAATGGGGTGGATCAAATCTAATCTACTCGAGTTCTCATGATAAAACGATAAAAGTTTGGGATGCTAATAATGGAAAGTGTCTGCAGACATTGAGGTCACATGCACACTGGGTGAATCATTTGGCTCTTTCGACAGATTATGCTTTGAGGATCGGTGCCTATGATTATAAAGGACAGGCACCAAAGTctgcagaagaagaacaggcGAAGGCACTTGAAAATTACGAAAAGGTGGCCAAGATCGGTGGCAAAGTGATAGAAAGATTGGTTAGTGCTAGTGATGATTTCACTATGTTTTTATGGGAACCGTCCAAATCCACGAAGCCTCTCTGTCGAATGACTGGACATCAAAAGATTGTAAATCATGTGGCTTTTTCTCCCGACGGTAGATACATCGCCTCCGCTTCGTTTGACAATTCTGTGAAATTATGGGACGGAAGAACCGGTAAATTTCTTTCCTCGTTGAGAGGGCACGTGGCTCCAGTCTATCAAACAGCATGGTCTTCAGACTCCAGATTATTGGTGAGCTGTTCCAAAGATACTACATTGAAGGTGTGGGACGTTagatcaagaaaaatgatGTGCGACCTACCAGGACACTCTGACGAAGTTTACGCTGTGGATTGGTCCGTCGATGGAAAAAGAGTAGCCAGTGGAGGAAAAGATAAGACTGTTCGCTTGTGGATGCATTAA
- a CDS encoding uncharacterized protein (BUSCO:EOG09340QK3) yields the protein MLSTASPIIGDASTATLMASAVKTTTTNTNSAAPSFSGSSGRSAVSAKRRGPREVRFGVYVLGATLGEGEFGKVKLGWRKDNQQPSQAAIKLIRRDTIPHGSEKESKIHREINALKRLRHPNIVRLVEVLQNDKYIGIVLEYASGGELFDYILEHRYLKESMACRLFAQLVSGVDYMHSKGLVHRDLKLENLLLDKHKNIIISDFGFVNSFHTNDLMRTSCGSPCYAAPELVVSNQPYQGAKVDVWSCGVILYAMLAGYLPYDDDPQNPDGENIARLYHYITTSSLTFPEYITPTPRDLLRKIIVADPRHRISLHQVRAHPWLAPHAPFLSVTPEEWDRNYKAARMLFSQSDKAHRRYSLMENHTSASLMLNKHSIKSYSTHNVSQALYSNPAAPQTSRTVAISASTSSFELKAGDNNSSSNTNSIAVNISIPSNTVASSPYETYRASHHRRNGSSASIALQAVVEADNAEHSRRNSLSDVSITNIVHSNLPSARSRPFQRPTTFAATSQETPSASFVPLDTLIGTTETQVNSGIETIVEGTENSLPFTTVSSRPPRTSSKLNRPRPTSYHPGLISSSHVSAHDFAFLMPSSRMDTSSVGDISRYRERSSATNSRSSSPIKDSQSKRNSWCQPKISEPALDMSLANGVLTKLSEPSRSVVPVEQNYINSSYEKRRSIALDSLSNAMENLSVSSDIPKEEVKREPEEKPPEGCPEHSERAKNTMEISADSSQHTRHHHRHHQKNIENTATNGVGRVITSSSEKENHISLSTSVTNKFKRFSLLSFYTKDSIYETATSTLKKRSSYAGGNSSHAKHSRTSSRTASRTSRRPLEPSNLLPMTAEESVENSANNSRVASNSSNKPHTREPSTAKRVMDFFRRRSIRI from the coding sequence ATGTTATCTACAGCATCTCCTATTATCGGGGATGCTTCAACTGCAACATTGATGGCATCTGCAGTTAAAACTACGACTACCAACACAAACTCCGCTGCTCCCTCTTTCTCTGGGTCATCCGGTCGCTCAGCTGTTTCAGCCAAACGCCGTGGTCCACGCGAAGTGCGCTTTGGTGTTTATGTACTTGGTGCCACTTTAGGTGAAGGTGAATTCGGTAAGGTCAAACTCGGTTGGAGGAAAGATAACCAACAGCCTTCACAAGCAGCTATCAAACTGATTCGTCGAGATACAATTCCACACGGGtctgaaaaagaaagcaagaTCCATCGTGAAATCAatgctttgaagagactcCGGCATCCAAACATTGTTCGTCTGGTGGAGGTACTACAGAATGATAAATATATTGGAATAGTACTTGAGTATGCATCTGGTGGAGAGCTATTCGACTATATCCTGGAGCACAGATATCTCAAAGAGTCAATGGCCTGTCGCTTATTTGCACAACTTGTCTCCGGTGTCGACTACATGCATTCTAAGGGCCTGGTCCACAGGGATCTAAAGTTGGAGAATTTACTTTTGGACAAACACAAAAATATCATTATTTCGGACTTTGGCTTCGTCAATTCGTTCCATACAAATGATCTGATGCGAACCAGTTGTGGTTCCCCCTGCTACGCTGCTCCCGAATTGGTTGTTTCCAATCAGCCCTATCAGGGCGCCAAAGTTGACGTCTGGTCGTGCGGTGTAATTCTCTATGCCATGCTAGCTGGCTATTTGCcatatgatgatgatccaCAGAACCCAGATGGCGAGAACATCGCTAGGTTGTACCACTACATTACCACAAGCTCTTTAACCTTCCCGGAGTACATAACCCCCACGCCCAGAGATCTTCTTCGCAAAATAATCGTGGCCGATCCAAGACATAGAATATCTCTCCATCAGGTTCGTGCTCATCCTTGGTTGGCCCCCCACGCTCCTTTCTTATCGGTTACTCCCGAGGAATGGGACCGCAATTATAAGGCTGCTCGTATGCTGTTCTCTCAGTCAGATAAAGCCCATCGTCGCTATTCTCTCATGGAGAATCATACTTCTGCGTCCCTCATGCTTAACAAGCATTCCATCAAGTCGTACAGTACTCATAACGTATCGCAAGCTCTCTATTCCAATCCCGCAGCACCCCAAACGTCTCGTACTGTGGCCATTTCTGcatccacttcttctttcgagCTTAAGGCTGGCGACAACAATAGCAGCAGTAATACCAACAGCATCGCCGTTAATATATCAATACCATCCAATACTGTTGCTAGCTCTCCTTATGAAACTTATCGTGCCTCGCATCATCGCCGGAATGGCTCGTCTGCCAGTATTGCTTTGCAGGCTGTTGTGGAAGCCGATAATGCTGAGCATAGTCGTCGTAACAGCTTGAGCGATGTTTCCATAACGAACATCGTGCACTCCAACTTGCCATCAGCAAGATCAAGGCCTTTCCAAAGACCTACGACATTTGCTGCTACGAGTCAGGAGACACCAAGCGCCTCTTTTGTTCCGTTGGATACCCTTATTGGAACAACTGAAACGCAGGTAAACTCGGGTATAGAGACCATTGTGGAGGGAACAGAAAATTCCTTGCCTTTTACCACGGTCAGCAGCCGGCCTCCACGAACTTCTTCGAAGCTGAATAGACCAAGACCTACATCGTACCACCCGGGTTTGATCTCTTCCTCCCATGTTTCGGCTCACGACTTTGCATTCCTTATGCCTTCTTCTAGAATGGACACGTCAAGTGTCGGAGACATTTCCAGATATAGGGAGCGGTCATCCGCCACAAATTCAAGATCATCGTCTCCTATTAAGGACTCACAATCGAAGCGCAATTCTTGGTGCCAACCTAAAATCAGCGAACCTGCTCTTGATATGAGTTTAGCCAATGGCGTTCTTACTAAGTTGAGTGAACCATCTAGGAGCGTCGTACCAGTTGAACAGAACTATATAAACTCATCTTACGAAAAGCGGCGGTCTATCGCCCTGGATTCATTGTCGAATGCTATGGAGAATCTTTCAGTCTCCTCAGATATCCCTAAGGAAGAGGTGAAGAGAGAGCCAGAAGAGAAACCCCCTGAAGGATGCCCAGAGCACTCAGAGCGCGCGAAGAACACAATGGAGATATCTGCTGATTCTAGCCAACACACTCGTCACCACCAccgtcatcatcaaaagaaTATCGAAAATACTGCTACCAATGGAGTTGGCAGAGTTATTACGTCGAGTtcagagaaggaaaatcaTATCTCTCTTAGTACATCGGTGACAAACAAGTTCAAGAGGTTCAGTCTTCTTAGTTTCTACACAAAAGATTCAATCTATGAGACAGCTACTTCTACTCTGAAAAAGCGTTCATCATACGCTGGGGGCAATTCTTCTCACGCTAAACACAGCCGAACATCCAGTCGGACGGCTAGTAGGACTTCTAGAAGACCGTTAGAGCCGAGTAATCTCTTGCCAATGACAGCTGAAGAATCCGTTGAGAACAGTGCAAACAACTCCAGAGTGGCCTCAAACTCATCGAACAAGCCACACACTAGAGAGCCATCAACAGCGAAAAGAGTGATGGATTtctttagaagaagaagcatcagAATATAA
- a CDS encoding uncharacterized protein (BUSCO:EOG09343CIH) yields MHMDRPEVSIIVAALLPSHGIGNRGKLPWRLKKEMKYFREVTTKTHDPLKKNMVVMGRNTYESIPVKFRPLKGRVNVVLSRDLDSYRKKMEQEVAANGSMLQLAGSLDQALLFVDPTKIEEIFIIGGAQLYKTALDKASHMVDRILLTEITSLEQLQLDTFLALDSTQWEKRFETELSSYLVSKGLADEFQLTGNHEGNFQYDFTLWKRKT; encoded by the coding sequence ATGCACATGGATAGGCCCGAAGTATCGATTATAGTAGCAGCACTATTGCCGAGCCATGGAATTGGTAATAGAGGAAAACTTCCTtggagattgaagaaggagatgaaatACTTTAGAGAGGTGACTACTAAAACGCACGATCCgttaaagaagaacatgGTAGTTATGGGCCGAAACACGTATGAATCGATCCCCGTTAAGTTCCGACCTCTAAAAGGCCGTGTCAACGTGGTGTTGTCACGCGACTTGGATAGCtatagaaaaaaaatggagcAGGAAGTGGCAGCTAACGGCTCCATGCTACAATTGGCTGGGTCCTTGGACCAGGCATTACTATTTGTAGATCCTACCAAAATAGAAgagatcttcatcattgGAGGAGCACAGCTTTATAAAACGGCGTTGGATAAGGCCTCTCATATGGTTGATCGGATTCTTCTTACAGAAATCACAAGTCTGGAGCAGTTGCAATTGGATACTTTTCTCGCTCTGGATTCTACTCAATGGGAGAAGCGGTTTGAGACAGAATTGAGCAGCTATCTAGTAAGTAAAGGTTTAGCTGACGAATTTCAACTTACAGGAAACCATGAGGGCAACTTCCAGTACGATTTTACTCtgtggaaaagaaagacgTGA